One Campylobacter concisus DNA segment encodes these proteins:
- a CDS encoding sodium-dependent transporter: MVERFSKIGFILSIIGAAIGLGNAWKFPYMVGSNGGSAFILIYLFFAFAVGLSIFFAEMAMGKISRLDTVGAFKSLATKGASSWKFAGIIMVTGLFIASFYTLIIGWVLKYVILSLSELPKDMASSETLFVNFTSNGIGEQILYFSIAFFAYFFILTKGVKSGIERINVYLIPALFILLLLMLGYSFGMEGFDKAAKFLLVPDFSKIDQAAVLNALGLAFFTMCVGIGCILTYSSSLSDDTNLFTSSLYVVFANIIISVIIGLIVFTFTFEFGSEPSKGAGLAFISLPTLFAKLGLLGNFLAFTFFISLFFAGITSVISMVEPFIFFLSKSLNFSRNKSIFIVACVVYILGILCALSGTSEFKDALTFFGKSFFDLLDYLSSNIMLPLGGILFAIFVGYFMKFELLKELFVPYMGKVIFKIWYFLIRFVAPLLVLVVLIREIS; this comes from the coding sequence ATGGTAGAGAGATTTAGTAAAATTGGCTTTATCCTTTCTATAATAGGAGCGGCTATCGGCCTTGGTAATGCTTGGAAATTTCCATACATGGTCGGCAGTAACGGCGGTTCGGCATTTATCCTTATATATCTATTTTTTGCCTTTGCTGTTGGTCTTAGCATATTTTTTGCTGAGATGGCGATGGGTAAAATTTCACGCCTTGATACGGTTGGAGCGTTTAAAAGCCTAGCTACAAAAGGGGCAAGCTCTTGGAAATTTGCCGGTATTATCATGGTGACTGGGCTATTTATCGCTTCTTTTTATACGCTCATCATTGGCTGGGTTTTAAAATACGTCATTTTAAGTCTTAGTGAGCTACCTAAAGATATGGCAAGCTCAGAGACGCTTTTTGTAAATTTCACCTCAAATGGCATAGGCGAGCAAATTTTATACTTTAGCATCGCATTTTTTGCCTACTTTTTCATCCTTACAAAGGGCGTAAAAAGCGGCATAGAGCGCATAAATGTCTATCTCATACCAGCTCTTTTTATCTTGCTTTTGCTTATGCTTGGTTACTCTTTTGGCATGGAGGGCTTTGATAAAGCGGCTAAATTTCTACTAGTGCCTGACTTTTCAAAGATAGATCAAGCAGCCGTTTTAAACGCTCTTGGACTTGCTTTTTTTACGATGTGCGTTGGTATCGGCTGCATCCTTACCTACTCATCAAGTCTAAGCGATGATACAAATTTATTTACCTCATCGCTCTATGTAGTCTTTGCAAATATCATAATAAGCGTCATCATCGGCCTTATCGTCTTTACATTTACATTTGAGTTTGGCTCAGAGCCATCAAAAGGCGCAGGGCTTGCTTTCATCTCGCTACCGACGCTATTTGCTAAGCTTGGATTGCTTGGAAATTTCTTGGCATTTACATTTTTTATATCACTATTTTTTGCTGGCATTACCTCGGTTATATCGATGGTTGAGCCATTTATATTTTTCTTAAGCAAGAGTCTAAATTTTAGTAGAAACAAATCGATCTTTATCGTTGCTTGCGTGGTTTATATTTTAGGAATTTTATGTGCATTAAGTGGCACAAGCGAATTTAAAGATGCGCTTACATTTTTTGGTAAGAGCTTTTTTGACCTGCTTGATTATCTCAGCTCAAACATCATGCTCCCACTTGGTGGCATCTTGTTTGCTATCTTTGTTGGCTACTTTATGAAATTTGAGCTTTTAAAAGAGCTATTTGTGCCTTATATGGGCAAGGTTATATTTAAAATTTGGTATTTTTTAATTAGATTTGTGGCTCCACTTTTAGTTCTGGTGGTGTTAATAAGGGAGATCTCATAA
- a CDS encoding TRAP transporter large permease has protein sequence MAGLIMFIAALLMLGIGFPVAFTFGAVAMIFGMVGSVVESLSDGDGLLGSIEVFKDMFNFMPYRIFSIMESRIFIAVPLFVFMGVVLQKSKLAERLLESMGMLFGEIRGGIAISTILVGALLAASTGVVGASVVAMGVISLPVMLKYKYDQSLGCGTICAAGTLGQIIPPSIVLIILGDIFSVPVGELFHQAIVPGFTLVGVYIVYILIVAYLKPEVAPIVKDESGVSKFKQIVRALIAIFPPLLLVICVLGSIFAGIATPTESSAFGCVGAIILAIFYRTFSFSMMKEALAESVKTTALVFAILVGATAFSMVFSYTGGDEIVENFMTNLPGEKWGFIIFSMAVIFVLGFFIDFVEISYIVLPILVPIAAKLGINPVYLAILVAMNLQTSFLTPPFGFSLFFLRSVAPAEIKTAAIYKGVVPYIIIQVAVLVFFCVFLMEIKPMLDASHGGLFNFLLSLFK, from the coding sequence ATGGCGGGATTAATAATGTTTATAGCCGCGCTATTGATGCTTGGCATTGGCTTTCCAGTGGCATTTACCTTTGGTGCAGTTGCGATGATATTTGGCATGGTTGGTAGTGTTGTAGAAAGTCTTAGCGATGGCGATGGACTACTTGGCAGTATAGAAGTATTTAAAGATATGTTTAACTTCATGCCTTATAGGATTTTCTCTATCATGGAGAGTAGAATTTTCATAGCAGTTCCACTCTTTGTCTTTATGGGCGTCGTGCTTCAAAAGTCAAAGCTAGCCGAGAGACTACTTGAGAGCATGGGTATGCTATTTGGTGAAATTCGTGGCGGTATCGCGATAAGCACTATCTTAGTTGGCGCGCTTTTGGCTGCTTCAACTGGCGTCGTAGGTGCAAGTGTTGTTGCTATGGGCGTTATAAGCTTGCCTGTAATGCTAAAGTACAAATACGACCAATCCCTAGGATGTGGCACGATATGCGCTGCTGGCACTCTTGGTCAGATCATCCCGCCTTCTATCGTGCTTATCATCTTGGGCGACATCTTCTCAGTGCCAGTTGGCGAGCTTTTTCACCAAGCCATTGTGCCAGGATTCACGCTAGTTGGAGTTTATATAGTTTATATTTTGATAGTTGCTTATCTTAAGCCAGAAGTTGCTCCTATCGTAAAAGATGAGAGCGGCGTTAGTAAATTTAAGCAGATTGTTAGAGCGCTAATTGCGATCTTCCCTCCACTTTTGCTAGTTATTTGTGTGCTAGGATCCATTTTTGCAGGTATCGCTACACCGACTGAAAGTTCAGCATTTGGCTGCGTTGGCGCTATCATCTTGGCAATATTTTATAGGACATTTTCATTTTCTATGATGAAAGAGGCTTTGGCTGAGAGCGTAAAAACTACAGCTCTAGTCTTTGCTATACTTGTTGGTGCGACTGCCTTTTCTATGGTCTTTAGTTACACTGGAGGCGATGAGATAGTTGAAAATTTCATGACAAATTTACCAGGCGAGAAGTGGGGCTTTATCATCTTTAGTATGGCTGTTATTTTTGTGCTTGGCTTTTTTATAGATTTTGTTGAAATTTCATATATCGTGCTTCCTATCTTGGTGCCAATCGCCGCAAAACTAGGCATAAACCCAGTCTATCTAGCGATCTTAGTTGCTATGAATTTACAAACTTCATTCTTGACGCCGCCTTTTGGTTTTAGTCTATTTTTCTTAAGATCAGTCGCACCTGCTGAGATAAAAACAGCTGCTATTTATAAAGGCGTGGTGCCTTACATCATCATCCAAGTGGCAGTTTTAGTCTTTTTCTGCGTATTTTTAATGGAGATAAAGCCGATGCTTGATGCGAGCCACGGCGGATTATTTAACTTCTTACTCTCACTTTTTAAATGA
- a CDS encoding sodium-dependent transporter: MAKEQFSKIGYVLAVAGSAVGLGNAWKFPYMVGENGGSAFIILYLLITFLVGVPIFMAELSIGKLSESDSVNAFRKLAAKNKNLWQLVGILAMVTAAIISSYYIVIIGWVFKYFTLSFTGLPSDIDSSKAIFNDLLTHGLGEQTLYFVIAFAACFFILSKGVKSGIEKLNVWMMPSLFIMVLIMLFYSITMDGFAKSAEFLLIPDFSKISFNSLLLALGLAFWTLSLGMAAIITYSASLSDDTNLATSTLSIVFINIALAIMIGLVIFTFIFEFGATPSQGPGLVFISLPTLFAKLGAIGQILAVAFFAALIFAGITSAISIVEPFVFFLIREYGMSRKKALCIVCAGIFVLGFLCLLSNIENVGDKFMLFGKNFFDFLDFTASNILLPISGIGGAIFVGYFMKKDALYVLFSPYMSDFVFNAWYFLLRYVAPVCVLIIMINELLKVFNG; this comes from the coding sequence ATGGCAAAAGAACAATTTTCTAAAATAGGCTATGTCCTAGCAGTCGCTGGATCGGCTGTCGGACTTGGCAATGCATGGAAATTTCCATACATGGTTGGTGAAAACGGCGGTTCGGCGTTTATTATCCTATATCTTTTGATAACTTTTCTAGTTGGTGTGCCTATATTTATGGCAGAGCTTAGTATCGGCAAGCTTAGCGAGAGCGACAGTGTAAATGCTTTTAGAAAGCTAGCAGCTAAAAATAAAAATTTATGGCAACTAGTTGGAATTTTAGCTATGGTCACGGCAGCTATCATATCATCTTACTATATCGTGATCATCGGCTGGGTCTTTAAATATTTCACGCTCTCATTTACTGGCCTCCCAAGCGATATAGATAGCTCAAAGGCGATATTTAACGATCTTTTGACGCATGGCCTTGGTGAGCAGACACTTTACTTTGTTATAGCTTTTGCAGCTTGCTTTTTCATCCTGTCAAAAGGCGTAAAAAGCGGCATAGAGAAGCTAAATGTTTGGATGATGCCAAGCTTATTTATCATGGTTTTGATCATGCTTTTTTACTCTATAACGATGGATGGCTTTGCAAAATCAGCCGAGTTTTTACTCATTCCTGACTTTAGCAAAATTTCATTTAACTCACTCTTGCTTGCTCTTGGCCTTGCATTTTGGACGCTATCTCTTGGTATGGCAGCGATCATTACTTATTCAGCTAGCCTAAGCGATGATACAAATTTAGCCACTTCAACGCTTAGTATCGTCTTCATAAATATCGCGCTTGCTATTATGATAGGTCTTGTTATTTTTACCTTTATATTTGAATTTGGCGCTACTCCATCTCAAGGACCAGGTCTTGTCTTTATCTCGCTGCCAACGCTATTTGCAAAGCTTGGCGCGATCGGTCAAATTTTGGCTGTAGCATTTTTTGCTGCACTTATCTTTGCTGGTATCACTTCAGCCATCTCCATCGTTGAGCCATTTGTCTTTTTCTTGATCAGAGAGTATGGCATGAGTAGGAAAAAAGCGCTTTGCATAGTTTGCGCAGGGATATTTGTATTGGGATTTTTATGTCTTTTATCAAATATAGAAAACGTTGGTGATAAATTTATGCTCTTTGGCAAGAATTTCTTTGACTTCCTTGACTTTACCGCTTCAAATATCTTGCTACCAATTAGCGGTATCGGCGGAGCGATATTTGTTGGATATTTTATGAAAAAAGATGCTTTATATGTGCTATTTAGCCCGTATATGAGCGATTTTGTATTTAATGCATGGTATTTTTTACTAAGATATGTGGCGCCAGTTTGTGTGCTCATCATCATGATAAATGAACTATTAAAGGTTTTTAATGGATAA
- a CDS encoding sodium-dependent transporter, giving the protein MINEKFSKIGFVLAMAGSAVGLGNAWKFPTMVGNNGGSAFIILYLLLTFAIAFVAFLAELSIGKLGESDIVSSLYKLAPKNKKAWSLSGFFMIGAILIASFYMVVIGWILKYIYLSFSPLLSDTKAAGEQFNTLLSNDLSSAVLCFSLVFLMVFFAVSKGVKSGIEKLNIWMMPSLFVLLVCMLFYALSMGDGFVKAAKFLFVPNFSAITPDVILQALGLAFFSLSMGVGVIPTYAANLPEKTNLIKSTLSIIFINILIGIMMGLVVFTFIFAYGADSTASGPGLIFISLVTLFAKLGVVGNVMAVAFFVSLLFAGITSAVSMIEPFAYYLVRKFEISRKMALLYIGVFVYILGIFCILSYYSDTSSAFSVCGKPFFDALDFLTSNIMMPIGAIVFSFFVGYKLKKESLYLLFGDFMGRAFFEIWYFFLRYVVPVAICAIMIYQMAGK; this is encoded by the coding sequence ATGATAAACGAGAAATTTTCAAAGATAGGCTTTGTCCTTGCGATGGCTGGTTCTGCTGTGGGTCTTGGCAATGCCTGGAAATTTCCTACGATGGTGGGAAATAACGGCGGTTCGGCATTTATAATTTTATACTTGCTTCTTACATTTGCTATCGCGTTTGTGGCGTTTTTAGCGGAGCTTAGCATCGGCAAACTTGGCGAAAGCGACATCGTAAGCTCTCTTTACAAACTCGCTCCAAAAAATAAAAAAGCTTGGTCTCTCTCTGGCTTTTTCATGATCGGCGCGATACTTATAGCTTCATTTTATATGGTTGTTATTGGCTGGATTTTAAAGTATATCTATCTTAGTTTTTCGCCACTTTTATCTGATACAAAAGCTGCAGGCGAGCAGTTTAACACGCTTTTATCAAATGATCTAAGCAGTGCCGTGCTTTGCTTTAGCCTAGTCTTTTTGATGGTCTTTTTTGCCGTTTCAAAAGGCGTAAAAAGTGGCATAGAAAAGCTAAATATATGGATGATGCCAAGCCTTTTTGTCTTGCTAGTTTGTATGCTTTTTTACGCGCTTAGCATGGGAGATGGCTTTGTGAAGGCGGCTAAATTTTTATTTGTGCCAAATTTTAGTGCGATCACGCCAGATGTTATCTTGCAGGCTCTAGGCCTTGCGTTTTTCTCGCTATCTATGGGCGTTGGCGTCATACCGACATACGCTGCAAATTTACCTGAGAAGACAAATTTAATAAAATCAACGCTCTCTATCATCTTTATAAACATCTTAATAGGCATTATGATGGGGCTTGTCGTATTTACCTTTATATTTGCTTATGGGGCTGATAGCACGGCAAGTGGCCCAGGCCTTATCTTTATCTCGCTTGTCACGCTTTTTGCAAAGCTTGGCGTCGTTGGCAACGTTATGGCGGTCGCATTTTTCGTATCGTTATTGTTTGCTGGCATTACGAGCGCGGTTTCGATGATCGAGCCTTTTGCTTATTATTTGGTTAGGAAATTTGAAATTTCAAGAAAGATGGCGCTTCTTTACATAGGTGTCTTTGTTTATATCTTGGGCATCTTTTGCATACTTTCATATTATTCAGACACATCAAGTGCTTTTAGTGTTTGCGGTAAGCCATTTTTTGACGCGCTTGACTTTCTCACATCAAATATCATGATGCCAATAGGCGCTATCGTATTTAGCTTTTTTGTTGGCTATAAGCTTAAAAAAGAGAGTTTGTATCTGCTTTTTGGCGATTTTATGGGAAGAGCATTTTTTGAAATTTGGTACTTTTTCTTAAGGTATGTCGTGCCAGTTGCCATTTGTGCGATAATGATCTACCAGATGGCAGGTAAATAA
- a CDS encoding TRAP transporter small permease subunit, producing the protein MDKIERFFDKTGDIVGYICMFIMALMIIDVFFNVVARYFFSYGNVAFQELEWHFFAVIFLLGMSYALKEDAHVRVDIFYAKFSERNKALVNMLGTVFFVIPFALLVSNLSFGFVGDAYSSAEASADPGGLTHRWIIKAMIPFSFYVLVFFAIGFFIKNLNRYKKASKEKIWRD; encoded by the coding sequence ATGGATAAGATTGAGAGATTTTTTGACAAAACTGGTGATATAGTCGGCTACATTTGTATGTTTATTATGGCTTTGATGATAATAGACGTATTTTTTAACGTTGTGGCAAGATACTTTTTCTCTTACGGCAACGTTGCATTTCAGGAGCTTGAGTGGCACTTTTTTGCTGTGATATTTCTACTTGGCATGAGCTATGCTCTAAAAGAGGACGCACATGTTAGAGTTGATATCTTTTATGCTAAATTTTCAGAAAGAAATAAAGCTCTTGTAAATATGCTTGGCACTGTATTTTTTGTCATACCATTTGCGCTTTTGGTTTCAAATTTATCATTTGGATTTGTAGGAGATGCTTACAGCTCAGCAGAGGCCAGCGCAGATCCAGGCGGTCTTACCCATAGATGGATCATAAAAGCGATGATCCCTTTTTCATTTTATGTGCTTGTATTTTTTGCGATCGGCTTTTTTATAAAAAATTTAAATCGCTATAAGAAAGCTAGTAAGGAGAAAATATGGCGGGATTAA